GGCGGCTGGCTCTCCGCCGCGCTGTGGGTGCGCGATCAAGGCGGCGCGCGGCCGAAGAGCGAGCAGTGGCCGGCTCCACCGCGCCACGGGCAACGGATCGACCTTGAATGGCAGCGGATCGCATGATGAGTCGCGCCGACCCGCAACCGGCCGTCACGGCACCAGAGTGCGACTGCACGATCGCGAGCCAGCAAAGAGACTTCTCCGAATGGCACCTGGGCCGGCCCCATTTCGCGGTATGGGCCCTCGCGCTGGAGGATCCAGCCCTGGACGTGCGCCTCAGACATGTTCGAACCGCCCTCGACGGTCACCTGCTGCGCGGCTACGAGCGGCAGCCGCACATCACTGTGCACGTGTGCGGCTTCCCCACGACGACGGCACGCCGGAACGACGACTTCGCGGTCGACGAACTCAAGGTGCAGATCGGCGCTCTTGTCCAGTCGGACATCGTCGCGTTCGACGTGCACGTCGGCGAGCCGTTCACGTTCACGTCCGCCGCATGCCTCTCGGTCGAGGATGCTGCGGGCAGCCTGACCCGCATTCGATCCCTCTGGGAACGGGCCGCGCCGACCTGGGACCGGACACACTATGTGCCGCACGTCACCGCCGGCCTCTATGCCGGCGCGTGGCCGTTGGCCGAGATCGAGGCGCGCCTGCGTTCGACTCCCTGCCCATCCCCCCTTGCCCTGCGAGTCCGTTCGGTCGACTGGATGTGCTACGACAGCACCCGGATTGCCGGTCCCCTGCGAACCCTGATTCGATTCGATCTTGAGCGCCGGCTGGCGCATGTCGTCGACGGCAAGCGGCTGCGACGAATGTTCGGACAGGGAGCGGGTCAACTCGAGCAGGCATGATCATCATGATTCCCTTCAAGTCCATGCGGGACCAGGCCGGGCTGAACCGGCAGCACATCTTCGATCTCGCACGGCTCCCGCCGGACCTGCTTGCGCCGCTGGACCTTGGCCAGCACGAACGTCAGCTCATCCTCCTCGGACACGCTGGGCGCCTCCTGTGGGAGCGCGTACAGAAGCATGCAACCGACCCGGTGCATCCGATCGACTCCTACACGATAGGCGTGGTCGAGCAATGGGCAGCCCTTGCGCTGCCCCATACGCGGATTCGCTTCGTCTACCCCAGGGGACTACCAGCCAACCGGCACGTTGGTCTCCAGCGCCTCGGGACGCTCGCGGGTTGGCACCATCCATCCCCGTTCATGGTGGGCATCGATGCCAGGTGGGGCAGCTGGTTTGCCTACCGCGCAGCGATCATCGTGGACTCGGAACTTCCGGCTTCACCGGTCGAAGACCACGGGCATCCATGCGTCGATTGCACCGCCAAGCCGTGCATCGGGACGTGCCCAGCCTCTGCGCTCGACTCGGGGACCATGGACATGAACGCCTGCACCGCCAGCGGCTCTTTGAAGCCTCGCCCTGCGCGTACGGCTGCCTGGCGCGACAGGCCTGCCCTGTAGGCGTCGAGCACCGGTACGACGAGTGCCAGGTCCGGCACAGCGGTACCGGATCGCTCGCAGCCATCAGGCGCTTGCTGAAGGCGTCGTAACCGCGCCGACTGGACGCCAAGCAGAAGACGAAAGCCGCGGGACAATCCGCTTGAATCAGTTGCCCCACCGCGCTTCGCGCGACCCGCGACGCACGAAGCGGGCATCCAATTGCGCTGCGGCGTCCGGCACAGAGGTCCGTTTCACTACAGACCGCGGTTGGCACAACCCGCGCCGGACGAGGCACCCAGAGTGCGTGTAAGCGATCGAGGCGCCGACCAGCAGAACCCATCAGGGACAGCGAGCTCGTCTCGCATCGGAAATCCGGATGTACGGTTGCATTCTCTTCCTTCGTGCAGCAGCGCGCTGGTAGCTTGGCAAACCGAGGGCGTCCATGTACGCCTGGGGAACACAGCTTGAACTGAAGCGGCCCGGATAGTGAACATGTGTCCGCGACAGGAGAGGCGGACACGTGAACACTTACGGCGTGGATCTGATGGGTCGTCGGCGCCGACGCCAACACAGCGCCAAGGTCAAGGCGACGGTGATCGAGGAATGCCTGAGGCCGGGCGTCTCGATCACCGCAGCGGCGCTGGCACACGGCCTGAACGCCAACATGCTGCGCAAGTGGGCGATCGACGCCGAGCACAAGGAGCCGGTGCCGCACCCTCGTGTTGCGAAGCCATTGCCCGATCCGCCGCCAGTACCGCCGGCGCAGTTCGTTCCACTGGCCCTGTCGGGGCCGACGGTCGATGGCGAGATCCGGATCGAGCTGCGCCGGGCCGGGACGACGGTCAAGATCGTCTGGCCCGCGCCGGCGGATCGGGACTACGAGGCCTGGCTCATACGAAACCGACGCAGCAAGCGACCACCGCGGATCCGGCTCTGCCGGGCCGCCAGCGGTGCCCCCTTGAGGGGCGCGCGAAGCGCGGGCTGCGCGACGCGAGCGTCGTCACGGTTTGGTGAAAGTCGTACGGCCGTCGAACTGCACCGAATCGACGATTGCGACAACGGCGGCATCGGTGGCACCGACTGGCCCTCGCGCTCGACGCGGGCGGCGCTGCCGTGCGCGACGAGGACGACCTATCCGATGCCGGCACCGGTCAGGTCGACAGCCACGTACACCAGCCGCGACACAGCTTCGGCATCTGCCGATCCGCCGAGGGCGGTCATACGCCGGCACCGGCTGCAACAGCAGCAGCTCGTGCGCCGAGATCCCTTGGCCTTGATCGAAGCGACGACGGAGCCGCGGACCTACGCGAGCTGCAAGAGCGTTGTCTCCGTCTTCTTCTTTCGCAACGCTTTGGAATGTCCCACTGGCGGCGAAGTCATTGTCCGAGCCGGACAACGCGCTCGGCTGCGATTTGTCCGCCGAGGCCATAGTTCCCGCGCCTGCCACCCTCTAGAGGCGCGGCCGCGGGCAGCCCCGATCGAAAGTTCAGCAGGACCGTCGATATGGGCACCATTGCTCCGCCGAGCGTCGCACGAGTAGGAGACAACCTCATGGACACGCAAACGCAGCAGAAGCCGCCCTCCGGCCTGCAACTCGGACCCGTCACTTTCTCGGTGATGAGCCTGTTGGTCATTGCGGTGGGCAGCTACCTTATCTGGGCCCTGTTCGCCGACCCGTCTCGAGCGGTATGGAAGACCTATCCGCAGCCGTTCGGCGTGGTGCTGTTCTGGTCGATCCTGTTCGTCGTGTTCTTCGGCTTTCTTGGGCAGCTGTGGGGGCTCGGTCACTTGCCTCAGCCGATCGGCGGCGTAACGTGGTTCCTGCTCACGACCGCGTTGGCGGTGGTCGTCCCGAGCGTCCTGCTGCACGGCTACGGGGCCCTTGACCCCGCCTTCGACATCGGCAAGGGCGGCTATACCGCGACGACGATGATCGTCCTTATCGGCTTCTACACCTGGGGCATCCTCGGCACGAGCATGGGGCATTGGCCCTGGGTCGACCTGGGCCTTAAGCAGCCGTGGGTCGGCATCGGCGGCTTTCTCTTCGGCTTCGTGCTCACCTTCTTCGGCTACCTGGTGCTGATCTATCCGAACCTCGCCAGTTGGACATCGCCGGAACGAACCGTGCTGCCGCTGACAACCGTCATCGGCTGGTTCTACAGCGTGATCGTGTCGTGGCTGACCACGTTCCTCATCCTGGATAATTGGCCATGGAGCAAGCTCGGGTCACGGGCGAAGACCGCGCTCGCCGCCTTGGTCGGCAACTTCATCATCGGCACCGCCATCTACTTCTTCCTTCTGGCGTTGCTCAAAGGCTTCCTGATGCCGGTGGAAGCGCAGACGGCGCTTGGCGCCGCGATCAACATCTGGCCGGCGCACCTGGGCGTGTTCATGTCGTTCTGGCTGATCTTCTGGGCCAACGTGGCGGGCAACCCTCCGCTCAATCTCGGTCCGGCGGCCAACAGAGTGGTGCGCCTCGTCGTCACGTTCGGCTTGGCCGTCGCCACGTTCGTGGGCTACACGCGGTGGTTCGCGGTCCAGGTCCTCAACGAGAAAGAAATCGCCCCAGGCTTCGGTGGCGACCCGCTGACCTGGGTCGACTTGATGATCTACGTCATGCTGGTATATGTCATCTACTTTGGCTCCTACGGCCTCAACCGAAAGACCTGACGGCGGCGCTACAGTCGCGGTCGAGCCGACGCGAGGCGCCGCCGATGAACGCGTGGGTCGAGCGAGCCGATCGCAAGCGCCATGAGCATCCGCTGCAGGCTCCGGCATGCGCGGCGCGCAGATGCGCAACGCACGCTGCGACAGCGTACCCCGCTCGACAGGTCGCGAGCGTCGAGCCTCCAGGCCGGGAAGTTTGGCACGTCCTTTTCGCGAAGCCCGGGATCGTCGGAAAGCGGCCTAGTGTCCCGTCCCGCAAATAACTGGCATTAAACATGCATGCCAGTGCGGTATCTTGGAACCGGAGATACCGTGATGAGAACGGGCAGGCCGAAGGCGGAATTGGTGTTGAGCGTCGACGAGCAAGCGCAGCTGCAGTCGTTCGCGCGCAGCCGCTCGCTGCCCGCCGCGCTGAGCAATCGCGCGCGCTTGGTGCTGGCCAGCGCCGCGGGCGAGCCGAACAACGCGATCGCCGCGCGGCTGAAGATGACCAAGCAAACCGTTGGCAAGTGGCGCGCGCGGTTCATCGAGCGGCGCGTCCCCGGCCTGTACGACGACGTGCGCCCGGGCAAGCCGCGCACGATCGACGATGAGCGCGTCGCGCAGTTGATCAAGACGACGCTGCACACCAAGCCGGCCAACGGCTCGACGCACTGGAGCGTGCGCACGGTGGCCGCCGAGACGGGCATCTCCAAGACCAGCGTGCAGCGCTACTTCCAGCTCTTCGGCCTGCAGCCGCACCGCAGTGAGGGCTTCAAGCTGTCCAACGACCCGTTCTTCATCGAGAAGCTGCGCGACGTGGTCGGCCTGTACCTGAGCCCGCCGGACAACGCGCTGGTGATCTGCGTGGATGAGAAGAGCCAGTGCCAGGCGCTGGAGCGCACGCAGCCGATGCTGCCCATGGGGTTCGGCTATGTCGAGGGCGTCACCCACGACTACAAGCGCCACGGCACGACCACGCTGTTCGCAGCGCTGAACGTGCTCAACGGTGCAGTGCTGGCAGCGTGCAAGCCGCGCCACCGGCACCAGGAGTTCCTCGCCTTCCTGCGCGAGATCGACAAGGCGGTGCCGGCTGAGTTGGACGTCCACTGCATCGCCGACAACTACGCCACCCACAGCCACCCGAAGATCAAGGCTTGGCTTGCAACCCGGCCGCGCTGGCACATGCACTTCATCCCGACCTACAGCTCCTGGCTGAACCAGGTCGAACGATTCTTCTCGCTGATCACCGACAAGGCCATCCGCCGCGGCTCGTTCACCAGCGTCAAACAACTCGTGCAGCGCATCGATCACTTCGTCACCGCGCATAACGCGAACTGCCAGCCGTTCAAGTGGACCGCCACCGCAGATTCGATCCTCGAAAAGCTCCATCGACTTTGCTCACGTATCAGCGGGACAGGACACTAGCAGGCTGTTGAATTTCGGGCGCGCAAGCGCCGATCAGTAGTTCCGATGGTGCCGTTCAGGCCAGGAACACGCTCGGCGTGCGGCTGATCGGTTCGAAGGCAGGCGGCTGGCGCTCGTCAGGGGATGCGCGCGGGCTTCGCAACGGCTCATGGAAGCACTCCTTGCGGCCCGGTACACAGTATTCGCGCCATCCGGACGATGTTGCTGGCCGTGGCAATGTCCCGCGGCCAGTTGGAACCGGTGGCGGCCTGAGTCATCTTACGCGGCGCGCCGTGCTGAGCGCGGGGGATCTCTCGCAAGGGCGACGGCCAGCACCCAGAGGTCCTTGACGCCGATGATTCGTCGGAACGACTTCTCGGCCTCCAGGAAGCCGGCGGCCACCCAGCGCAGCGCCATGGCTTGATCGCGCCAGCGCTTCACGCGGTTGGTCGTCGTGCGCACGATGCCGTTGGGGTTCTCGATGATGTTGGTCGTGCACAGGCAGCGCATCAGCGAGGGCGGCAGCCCCAGTGTGTTCACGGTGAAGACCTCCTCGAGTCCTTCGAGCATCGAGGCCGCCGCGTCGGCATGCTCGGCCTGCAGCCACTTGGCCTGCTGACGGATCTTGTCCATGCCGCGCTTGGCGTCGAGCTTGTAGGCCGCATTCATCACGCTCTTGGTCTGCGCCCGCATCTGGGTGGGCAAGGCCTCCAGCACG
This portion of the Methylibium petroleiphilum PM1 genome encodes:
- a CDS encoding membrane protein — its product is MDTQTQQKPPSGLQLGPVTFSVMSLLVIAVGSYLIWALFADPSRAVWKTYPQPFGVVLFWSILFVVFFGFLGQLWGLGHLPQPIGGVTWFLLTTALAVVVPSVLLHGYGALDPAFDIGKGGYTATTMIVLIGFYTWGILGTSMGHWPWVDLGLKQPWVGIGGFLFGFVLTFFGYLVLIYPNLASWTSPERTVLPLTTVIGWFYSVIVSWLTTFLILDNWPWSKLGSRAKTALAALVGNFIIGTAIYFFLLALLKGFLMPVEAQTALGAAINIWPAHLGVFMSFWLIFWANVAGNPPLNLGPAANRVVRLVVTFGLAVATFVGYTRWFAVQVLNEKEIAPGFGGDPLTWVDLMIYVMLVYVIYFGSYGLNRKT
- a CDS encoding IS630 family transposase, coding for MRTGRPKAELVLSVDEQAQLQSFARSRSLPAALSNRARLVLASAAGEPNNAIAARLKMTKQTVGKWRARFIERRVPGLYDDVRPGKPRTIDDERVAQLIKTTLHTKPANGSTHWSVRTVAAETGISKTSVQRYFQLFGLQPHRSEGFKLSNDPFFIEKLRDVVGLYLSPPDNALVICVDEKSQCQALERTQPMLPMGFGYVEGVTHDYKRHGTTTLFAALNVLNGAVLAACKPRHRHQEFLAFLREIDKAVPAELDVHCIADNYATHSHPKIKAWLATRPRWHMHFIPTYSSWLNQVERFFSLITDKAIRRGSFTSVKQLVQRIDHFVTAHNANCQPFKWTATADSILEKLHRLCSRISGTGH
- a CDS encoding 2'-5' RNA ligase family protein codes for the protein MSRADPQPAVTAPECDCTIASQQRDFSEWHLGRPHFAVWALALEDPALDVRLRHVRTALDGHLLRGYERQPHITVHVCGFPTTTARRNDDFAVDELKVQIGALVQSDIVAFDVHVGEPFTFTSAACLSVEDAAGSLTRIRSLWERAAPTWDRTHYVPHVTAGLYAGAWPLAEIEARLRSTPCPSPLALRVRSVDWMCYDSTRIAGPLRTLIRFDLERRLAHVVDGKRLRRMFGQGAGQLEQA
- a CDS encoding transposase; translation: MNTYGVDLMGRRRRRQHSAKVKATVIEECLRPGVSITAAALAHGLNANMLRKWAIDAEHKEPVPHPRVAKPLPDPPPVPPAQFVPLALSGPTVDGEIRIELRRAGTTVKIVWPAPADRDYEAWLIRNRRSKRPPRIRLCRAASGAPLRGARSAGCATRASSRFGESRTAVELHRIDDCDNGGIGGTDWPSRSTRAALPCATRTTYPMPAPVRSTATYTSRDTASASADPPRAVIRRHRLQQQQLVRRDPLALIEATTEPRTYASCKSVVSVFFFRNALECPTGGEVIVRAGQRARLRFVRRGHSSRACHPLEARPRAAPIESSAGPSIWAPLLRRASHE